In a single window of the Candidatus Binatia bacterium genome:
- the rpmB gene encoding 50S ribosomal protein L28 produces the protein MAKRCDICGKGPKSGNNVSHAMNKTKRRWLPNLQSIRIDDRGVHRTARVCTSCLRSNRVTRRASASAREVVPAQTR, from the coding sequence ATGGCGAAGCGATGCGATATTTGCGGCAAGGGGCCGAAGTCGGGGAACAACGTCAGCCACGCCATGAACAAGACGAAGCGGCGCTGGCTTCCCAACCTTCAGTCAATCCGGATCGACGACCGGGGCGTCCACCGCACCGCGCGCGTCTGCACGAGCTGCCTTCGATCGAACCGGGTCACGCGCCGCGCGTCAGCGTCAGCGCGCGAAGTGGTCCCAGCCCAAACGCGCTAG
- the plsX gene encoding phosphate acyltransferase PlsX, giving the protein MSRARIAVDAMGGDHAPQEIVAGALLAAAEFDAQIILVGDEARVRPLLRGPGADKITVVHAPEAIAMDTSPSVALRSCERTSLGVAVALVKQGEADAVVSAGNSGAFLAVALIKLRPIEGISRPAIATVWPALNGPTVLLDSGANVDCRPEWLVQFAIMGSAYAKSVLGVAQPRVGVLSVGEERSKGNQLVLETARLLETAPVRFIGNVEGGDLFHNVADVIVTDGFVGNVVLKAGEGMFADLARVMRDTLLGGNFLTKVGTAMLAPALKRLRRRFDYETYGGAPLLGLRGNCIVTHGRAGRNALKHAIGAAAQEVNQDVVGKITELIAPHLAPT; this is encoded by the coding sequence ATGAGTCGCGCGCGTATCGCCGTGGATGCGATGGGAGGCGACCACGCGCCGCAGGAGATCGTCGCCGGCGCGTTGCTTGCCGCCGCGGAGTTCGATGCCCAGATTATCCTCGTCGGCGACGAGGCGCGCGTTCGCCCGCTTCTGCGGGGTCCGGGCGCCGATAAAATCACGGTCGTTCACGCGCCCGAGGCGATCGCGATGGACACGTCGCCCTCGGTTGCATTGCGTTCGTGCGAGCGCACGTCGCTCGGCGTCGCCGTTGCGTTGGTCAAGCAGGGCGAAGCCGACGCCGTCGTCTCGGCGGGGAACAGCGGCGCCTTCTTGGCCGTGGCCCTCATCAAGCTGCGCCCAATCGAAGGCATCTCGCGTCCGGCGATCGCGACCGTCTGGCCGGCGCTCAACGGGCCGACCGTTCTCCTCGACTCGGGCGCGAACGTGGATTGCCGTCCCGAGTGGCTCGTGCAGTTCGCGATCATGGGATCGGCCTACGCGAAGTCGGTGCTCGGCGTCGCGCAGCCGCGCGTCGGCGTGCTCTCGGTCGGCGAGGAGCGCAGCAAAGGAAATCAACTCGTGCTCGAGACGGCGCGTCTGCTCGAGACCGCGCCGGTCCGTTTCATCGGCAACGTCGAGGGCGGAGATCTCTTCCACAACGTTGCCGACGTCATCGTCACCGACGGTTTCGTCGGCAACGTCGTGCTGAAGGCCGGCGAAGGAATGTTCGCCGACTTGGCGCGCGTCATGCGCGACACGCTGCTGGGAGGCAACTTCCTCACGAAGGTCGGCACCGCGATGCTCGCCCCGGCGCTCAAGCGCCTGCGAAGGCGTTTCGATTACGAGACGTACGGCGGCGCGCCGCTGCTCGGCCTTCGCGGAAACTGCATCGTCACGCACGGGCGAGCCGGCCGCAACGCCTTGAAACACGCGATCGGCGCGGCCGCGCAGGAAGTCAACCAAGACGTCGTCGGCAAGATCACGGAGCTCATCGCACCGCATCTCGCTCCGACGTAA
- the hemW gene encoding radical SAM family heme chaperone HemW translates to MAGVYVHLPFCPYLCPYCDFAKWPLRESAARRYLGALRAEIEREPVTPAQTVYLGGGTPNAYGRDSIVELLALVRARFPGTSEISIEVNPELVRDGDFEAYRDAGVTRLSIGVQSFEPGEIERLGRKHTVEQVRAVVAQARAARIASVSLDLIFAVPGQTPASWRRTLAAAIALGVDHCSAYGLTVEEGTPYAAWRAREPAAFFDDEREAELYAIAIEALAAAGYEQYEISNFARPGHRCAHNLNYWANGEYLGFGVGAASYRDGVRSVHTRRLDAYVAASLDGRAIPSDAERLVGRKRAGEAMMLALRTAQGVDLSEFKERYGVDVMNEYAPVVTRFARTGLLERVGDSVRLTRRGIFLANDVCGAFVTFE, encoded by the coding sequence ATGGCCGGCGTCTACGTCCACCTGCCCTTCTGTCCGTATCTCTGCCCCTATTGCGATTTCGCGAAATGGCCGCTGCGCGAGAGCGCCGCGCGGCGCTATCTCGGCGCGCTGCGGGCCGAGATCGAGCGCGAGCCGGTTACGCCGGCGCAGACGGTCTATCTCGGCGGCGGCACGCCGAACGCGTACGGCCGCGACTCGATCGTCGAATTGCTCGCGCTCGTGCGAGCGCGCTTTCCGGGAACGAGCGAGATCTCGATCGAGGTCAACCCGGAACTCGTGCGCGACGGCGATTTCGAAGCGTATCGAGACGCCGGCGTCACGCGGCTCTCGATCGGCGTGCAGTCCTTCGAGCCCGGCGAGATCGAGAGGCTCGGCCGCAAGCACACCGTCGAGCAGGTTCGTGCGGTCGTCGCGCAGGCGCGCGCGGCGCGCATCGCGTCGGTCTCGCTCGACCTGATCTTCGCGGTGCCGGGCCAGACGCCGGCGAGTTGGCGCCGCACGCTGGCGGCGGCGATCGCCCTCGGCGTCGATCACTGCTCCGCGTACGGTCTCACGGTGGAAGAAGGGACGCCGTATGCGGCATGGCGAGCGCGCGAGCCGGCGGCGTTCTTCGACGACGAGCGCGAAGCCGAGCTCTACGCGATCGCGATCGAAGCGCTGGCGGCCGCCGGCTACGAGCAGTACGAGATCAGCAACTTCGCGCGCCCCGGCCATCGCTGCGCGCACAACCTTAACTATTGGGCGAACGGCGAGTATCTCGGGTTCGGCGTCGGCGCGGCATCGTATCGCGACGGCGTGCGGTCGGTGCACACGCGCCGGCTCGACGCCTACGTGGCGGCGTCGCTCGACGGGCGGGCGATCCCCTCCGACGCCGAGCGGCTGGTGGGCCGCAAGCGCGCCGGCGAGGCAATGATGCTCGCGCTGCGCACGGCGCAAGGGGTTGACTTGAGCGAGTTCAAAGAACGCTACGGCGTCGACGTGATGAACGAGTACGCGCCGGTCGTAACGCGATTCGCGCGGACGGGATTGCTGGAGCGCGTCGGAGATAGCGTCCGGCTGACCCGGCGAGGCATCTTTCTCGCCAACGACGTCTGTGGAGCTTTCGTAACATTCGAGTGA
- the thiL gene encoding thiamine-phosphate kinase, whose product MNEDAIIAAIWRICHPERARDASAVEGGDDAALWQPSRSHRSAISTDMLVEGVDFTRDAMSLDDAGWRAMAANLSDLAAMGARPVLATVALGVPEGDGADEILALYRGLAACAQTYGLAIVGGDLSRGPALTIAIAVVGEVRPSNVKTRAGGRPGDVIAVTGPLGAARAGLELTRNAAAIGDELAARALLAFRRPEPRCAEGRFLAASRNVSAMMDCSDGLSTDLARLATASGCAAIVESVPVAESAAAVARARAEDPDAFALAGGEEFELIAAIRPRAYRHLALRYAAHFKRELRRIGVLSEGSGVTWKGAPLARLGWDHFAR is encoded by the coding sequence GACGCCGCGCTCTGGCAGCCGTCGCGATCGCACAGAAGCGCGATCTCGACCGACATGCTCGTCGAGGGCGTGGACTTCACGCGCGACGCGATGTCGCTCGACGACGCCGGCTGGCGCGCGATGGCGGCCAACCTCAGCGATCTCGCCGCGATGGGCGCGCGCCCGGTGCTCGCGACCGTCGCGCTCGGCGTGCCCGAGGGCGACGGTGCCGATGAAATTCTCGCGCTCTATCGCGGGTTGGCGGCGTGCGCGCAAACGTACGGACTCGCCATCGTCGGCGGCGATCTCTCGCGCGGGCCCGCACTGACGATCGCAATCGCGGTCGTCGGCGAGGTGCGGCCGAGCAACGTGAAGACGCGCGCCGGGGGAAGGCCCGGCGACGTGATCGCGGTGACCGGTCCGCTCGGCGCCGCGCGCGCCGGCTTGGAACTCACGCGCAACGCCGCAGCGATCGGCGACGAGCTCGCGGCGCGAGCGCTGCTCGCGTTCCGGCGTCCGGAGCCGCGCTGCGCGGAGGGGCGCTTTCTCGCGGCGAGCCGCAACGTAAGCGCGATGATGGATTGCTCCGACGGGCTTTCGACCGATCTCGCGCGCCTCGCGACCGCAAGCGGATGCGCTGCGATCGTCGAGTCGGTTCCGGTCGCGGAGTCGGCCGCGGCGGTCGCGCGCGCGCGCGCCGAGGATCCCGACGCGTTCGCGCTCGCCGGCGGCGAGGAGTTTGAACTGATCGCGGCGATTCGCCCGCGCGCCTATCGACATCTCGCGCTGCGCTACGCCGCCCACTTCAAGCGGGAGCTCCGTCGAATCGGCGTGCTGAGCGAGGGGTCGGGCGTTACGTGGAAGGGTGCGCCGCTAGCGCGTTTGGGCTGGGACCACTTCGCGCGCTGA